A window of Diospyros lotus cultivar Yz01 chromosome 14, ASM1463336v1, whole genome shotgun sequence contains these coding sequences:
- the LOC127791021 gene encoding uncharacterized protein LOC127791021, translating to MATGGGDISFEDEESSEAMAQELSRKRRRRRCCFRIPCFRSAKRSPVVGQVARTAESDENWWISALKKLREWSEIVAGPRWKTFLRQFNLSRSGRGRGRGAGKRKARFQYDPLSYSLNFDDGPGQNRDFDEEYGSRTFSVRFAAIPTSAKSSADFGKNVTARAN from the coding sequence ATGGCTACTGGAGGCGGTGACATCTCTTTCGAAGACGAAGAATCCAGTGAAGCAATGGCGCAGGAGCTCTCCCGCAAGAGGCGCCGCCGCCGCTGCTGCTTCCGCATTCCTTGCTTCCGAAGCGCAAAGCGATCGCCAGTCGTCGGACAGGTCGCGCGGACTGCGGAGAGCGACGAGAACTGGTGGATCAGCGCACTGAAGAAGCTCCGCGAGTGGTCGGAGATCGTCGCGGGGCCGCGCTGGAAGACGTTCTTGCGCCAATTTAATCTGAGCAGGAGCGGCCGCGGCCGCGGCCGCGGCGCTGGCAAGCGGAAGGCTAGATTTCAGTACGATCCTCTCAGCTACTCCCTCAACTTCGACGACGGCCCGGGGCAGAACCGCGATTTCGACGAGGAGTACGGGTCCCGTACCTTCTCGGTGAGGTTCGCGGCCATCCCGACGTCGGCGAAGTCGTCGGCAGATTTCGGGAAGAACGTGACGGCCCGGGCAAATTAA